The nucleotide window GGCGTTGCCGGTGAACGGGTCGTTCATTGCTTTTTCAAAAGCTTTTTTAATTTTATCCGTGCCGCCCGCTCTGCCGATTCCAAGAAAGACATCTCCGTCTGATTTAAGCGCCGTTTTTACATCTTCAAAATCTATGTTCTGGTAACCGGTTTTGGATATCATATAAACCATTCCGTTTATGATATTAACCAGGGCGCGGTTTACTTCCATATACGCCTCTGTAACCGGCATCTGTTTGTCGCATGCCTGAAAAATTCTGTCATTCGGAATGGCAATTATATTATTGACCTTTTCTTTAAGCCTTTTCATTGACGTTTCAACTATGTGCTGCTTGCCCGCGTTCTTCATTTCCATCTTAAACGGGGTAATTACAACAGCCACTGTCATTATATCCAGTTCGCGCGCTATTTCAGCTATTACCGGCGCGGCTCCGCTTCCGGTGCCGCCGCCCAGGCCTGCCGCAATAAAAAGCAGGTCTGTCCCTCTTAACATATTTGCAATGTATTCCCTGTCTTCTTCCGCGGCGCGTTCACCCTGTTCAGGATTGCTTCCTGCGCCCCTGCCGCCCGTTAACATCCTTCCAATCTGAACTTTGTCAGCCACATTAACACGCTTTAACGACTGAATATCGGTATTGACCGCAATTAAGTCCGCGTCACGCACGCCCATTTCTGACATTGCGTTGACAATGTTGCATCCGCAGCCTCCGACACCCACCACCTTTATTATTGCCCCTACCCTTTCCCCTGCTGTTTCGTCATCCCCTACAAGTTCAAATTTCAGTGCATCCATGGTACGCCTCCTTATATATATTCGCTTATCAGATTTTTAATTATTTGCCATATGCTGTCACCGCTTTTTTTCTTTAAAAAGTGGTTGTTTAAGCCGCTTTCATTTACATAGTAACCCACAAGCCCTACCGCGGTGGAATATTCCGGCTGGCTTACAATATCATACAGCCCGACTATCTTTTCCTTTATCGGTATTCCGACGCGCGCCCTTACATTCATCTGTTCCCTGAACATGCGCTCTATTCCGTTTAACTGCGCGGTTCCTCCGGTTATCACAACGCCGCCGCTGTACTCCCCTTTTTCAACACCTTCTTTTTCAAGTTCTATCTGTACAAATTCCACAAGTTCCTTTACGCGCGCCTGAATATAACTTGCAAGCTGCCTGCGGGAAACCTGCGTCACTTTATTGCTTCCCATATCCGGCACATCAACCATTTCATCTTCTGCCGCGTCTTCGGGATAAACCAGCCCGTGCTTTTTCTTAATTTCTTCAGCATTTGTTTTTGTGGTCTGAAGAAGCGTCACAAGGTCAGAAGTGATAAGATTTCCGCCCACCGGAATTACCTTTACAAATTTCAGCGCGTCTTTCTGATATATCGCCAGGTCGGTGGTTCCTCCGCCTATGTCCACAAGCAGCACGCCGATATCTTTTTCATCCGCGTATAAAACAGCTTCAGAAGAGGCAATTGACTGAAGCACCACGTCTTCCGTGCTGTACCCGGCCTTGCTTATCACTTTTCTTACGTTATCTATGGCGGTCACTGACCCTGTAATTATATACGCGTCCACTTCAAGTTTAAGCCCGGTCATTCCTATCGGGTTTTTAATTTCATCCTGCGAATCAACTATGTACTGAGTGGGAATAACATGCAGCACTTCCATATCATGCGACATGGGCACGCTTGTGGCGCCTTCAATCGCCCTGTCTTTGTCTGCTTCGGTAATCTCTTTCTGTTTGCTGTGCGAAAGCGATGTCATGCCGTG belongs to Candidatus Goldiibacteriota bacterium and includes:
- the ftsZ gene encoding cell division protein FtsZ; this encodes MDALKFELVGDDETAGERVGAIIKVVGVGGCGCNIVNAMSEMGVRDADLIAVNTDIQSLKRVNVADKVQIGRMLTGGRGAGSNPEQGERAAEEDREYIANMLRGTDLLFIAAGLGGGTGSGAAPVIAEIARELDIMTVAVVITPFKMEMKNAGKQHIVETSMKRLKEKVNNIIAIPNDRIFQACDKQMPVTEAYMEVNRALVNIINGMVYMISKTGYQNIDFEDVKTALKSDGDVFLGIGRAGGTDKIKKAFEKAMNDPFTGNAMLNGAKNILVNFAGCINLNELQEIDNLNKMTGENAFVKYGMVNDEELGDEIEVIVLVTGIKETEEVKVCAETAKVREQPEIRQEQESRNSSRNVAAWSRKAYEGSYEDVDRPTYQRMMETRMYEKRLQ
- the ftsA gene encoding cell division protein FtsA, with translation MGSSNDGHIVAAVDIGTTKVCTVVAEIRENEINVIGTGWEENKGVSKGNVVNIADTSEAIRKSLMKAEQMASVKVNSVVASVSGKNIAGIKGHGMTSLSHSKQKEITEADKDRAIEGATSVPMSHDMEVLHVIPTQYIVDSQDEIKNPIGMTGLKLEVDAYIITGSVTAIDNVRKVISKAGYSTEDVVLQSIASSEAVLYADEKDIGVLLVDIGGGTTDLAIYQKDALKFVKVIPVGGNLITSDLVTLLQTTKTNAEEIKKKHGLVYPEDAAEDEMVDVPDMGSNKVTQVSRRQLASYIQARVKELVEFVQIELEKEGVEKGEYSGGVVITGGTAQLNGIERMFREQMNVRARVGIPIKEKIVGLYDIVSQPEYSTAVGLVGYYVNESGLNNHFLKKKSGDSIWQIIKNLISEYI